The Andreesenia angusta genome contains the following window.
GAAAGTGCCAGTAAGGTATCTCGACCAAGGCACTATGTCTGAGCTGTAAAGCGCATCCCCTTCGGGGCTAACCTGGAAGTAAAGCGCATTCATGTTCATATCCTCGGCTCTGTCCATTATGGCCACAAGCTCCTGCTTGCTCTTGGCTATCCGCTCTTCGCTGTTGGCTATAAGGCTTGTCTGCTTTGTAGGCCAGTCCAGATTTATAACTGAAGATATCCAAGCTCCCCTGAGATGCCTTTTCTGCACAGGAGTGCTCTGAGGAATGTACTGTGAGTAACTCTCCCACATCTCCGCCGAAAAGCCGTTTGTAGGAAGCACCCCTGCCATCAGCGCAAACGCCAAAAGTCCGCTTGCAAATTTTCTAAATAAAATCTCTTTTCTTTTCAAGTTCTCCACCTCTCTCTAGCTTAAAAGCCATATTCCTGCCGCTATGGATACCGCCGCAAATACATAGAAGAAAACAACAGTTCCCCTCTCTCCTAAAAGCTTTTCAAACAGCTTTATCTTCTTCATATTCCATATGACTTTAGGCTTGTTCAAAGTCAGAAATACAACCAACGCTCCATAGAACAAGAGCAGCACTCCTATAAACGCCCTTACATTCAAATCATCCACCTCCTATTCAAGCCCTCTTCTAATTCTCGGGGCTAAAACCGCAAATACAACTGCGCTTATGGCAAGCACTATCCCGGCATAGAGCAGTATCTCGTCCCAGCTGCCGCTTTTTGAAAGCACAAGTTCGTTTCCCTTGTAAGTCCAGTAAAAAGGGCTCCAGTAGAAAAACTTCTGCCAGCGGTCGGAAAGAAGCTCTATGGCTGCGATAGAGCCTGCAAGCGGCAGAAAAAGCAATTTCATATTTCCAGCCGCATTTATTACGTCGTCGTTGTTCACTCCCTCTATAAATCCCACAAGCACACTCACCATAGAGGACACCAGTACCATAGTCAAGGCCTGCCCGAAGTTTATATCTCTAAACCCTGTTATAACAAGCATTATAGCTGTCCCCACAAGCGGAAACAGCACCCCCATAAGGCTTTTCCCGGCTATATATCCCAGCCTGGACAGCGGCGTCACGTTTATGGCGCTTATGGTGTTGTCGGCTTTTTCCTCCACTATATTCAGGGCTATAAGCATGCCCCCCATTACAGAGTATAGCATTATGGCCCCGCTTACAAGCGTCTTTTTCATAGGAGGCACCGTCCTTCCAAGCTCCACTATCTCCGCCCTGGAGTCCTCGGCTGTCACCTTGTTTTCGTAAAACACCTGGAGCATCTTTGCAAACTCCAGCATGTACTCTGGCTCGTCTCCCTGTGAGAGTATATAGTAGCTTTTTTCGCCCTCGGGAAGAATCCCTAGAATGTCGTCACGCTCTAGCACTCTGGCCTCCACGTCCTCTGCGCTGCCGAGTATCTCTATCTCGGCGTAGTCCTTTAGATACTGTATCTGCCTTACATTCTCCCCCTTTATCATGGCCAAGCTCACGGTGCTCTCGTTCACCCCCGGCACAAAAAGGTTTACTGCAACGCCCAGCACAACCGGGAAGACTATTATATAGAGCGCCACAAAGTTTCTGAGGCTCACCTTTAAATCCCTAGAAAAAACAGTCAAAACTTTCGAAATCATATCATCACCCCTTTAGACTAGAAGCGTCTTCTTAAATCTGTAGTTTGCAAAAGCGAAGAGCAGCACTCCCGAAGCCAAGAATCCAGCCGAAGTGTACAGCACATACATGCTGTCCCCGCTCTTAAGCAGCAGCTCCTTGAAGCTCTCTATCATGTAGTAAGTGGGAATAAATCTAACCCACGCCGGTTCCCAGTTCGGGATAAAATAGGCTATGCTCGGAATCATCATCAGCATTATAATCACGTACAGAGTGCCGAAGGACTTCATCATGTCCCTGTAGTAGCTTGTGATTATAAGCCCTATCGAAGTCGCAAACAACCCTGAACATACAAGCAAAACAAAGAGCAGCCCGTAGTTCACCCCCGTGCCAACTGTGGGCAGTAGCAGTATAAGGCTGAAAGCTAAAGAGCTTGTGATTATTACCCCCACCTTGCTCATAAGGTACATCCAGACAGGAGCGGGAGTCACGGCGTACGCCTGTATTATCCCCTCCTGGCGGTCTAGAAATATATACGAGGCTATTATAAAGAGTCCCATAAGACTTCCGTTCACAGTCAGGAACACCGGTATCATATTCTCCCTATCGCTCAGCTGCTCGTATTCGCCTATCTTCTTTACCCTCTGCGACTCCGCCTGAGCTGCAAGCGATTCAAGCTCTAATTCTCCGCTGTGAATCACCTTGTAGATGTTTTTAAGTTTCTCCGACTCGTAGCCCTGCATATAGTACCTGTAGGACAGCTTGCCGTCTGAAGCCAGAAAGACAGTAGCTCCGAACTTCCCCTCCTGCTCTGCAAAGTACTTCACAGCCTCTTCGCTATCTACAAAGTAGACCTCCGAGTCCTCAGTCTTGTAGTACCTGGCATTTGAAATTCCGTCCTCTATCTCAAGCTCCATGTTCTCAAACTCGATGCCCGGAGATTCCTCTTGAATCTCTCTGTAGTAGCTCTCTCTTGCTTCCGCTGGGAGATCTAGGTAGACGTACTCCTCTGTGCTGGTATTAAAGTTTTCTGGCACCACGAACAGCAGTATCAGAAGCAATATAAGCGCCATAAAGAGCTCTATGTAGAAGTAGTAGCTTTTAGAGGAAAGTACCAGCTCTTTTTTGAAACTATGAAACAGCTTCATCATGACTCAGCCCCTTTCCCGTCACCTTTATGAATATCTCCTCAAGTGTGGCCTCTTTTGTGTGCATTGTGACTATCTCGTGATTCTCCACTATCTCCACTAGCCTCTGCTTGTCCTTCTTCTCTGTTGTGGAGAGCTTTTCCTTGAACGTCTCTCCGTCCGCTCTGTACTCCACGTCCACCAGCTTTTCCCCGTACTTCAGCTTTAGGTTCTTGGGCGAGTCTATAAGCCTTATCTCCCCGTCCACTATAAAGGCCACTCTGTCGCACAGCTCGTCGGCTATATACATATTGTGAGTTGTCAGAAAGACCGTGACGCCTTTTCTCTGCTGCTCTTTTATTATGTCCTTTATATCCGCCGCTATGGCAGGGTCAAGCCCCGTGGTAGGCTCGTCCAGAAACCACATCTTGGGATGGTTTATCATGGACCTTATAAAAGTCAGCCTGTGCTTCATGCCTTTGGAGAACTCTCCAGCCTTCACATCGGCCTTGTCTCCTAGCCCGACCATCTCCAGTAGCGCTTTAGAGTCCGCTGTCTCTACGTCGAAAAGCTTGCCGTAAAAGTCCAGATTCTCCTTTGCCGTCATCTTGCTGTAGACATTCGACTGCTCAAAGGATACCCCTATGTCGTTAAACATCTTGCTTTTTATCTTTTTCACGTTGTATCCCACTACAGATACCTCTCCCTGCTGAAGCTGGAGCAGCCCCGTCAGTATCCCCATTATGGTGGACTTTCCGGCCCCCGATGGCCCCAGACATCCGAACACCTCACCTTCCTTTACTTCGAAGCTTACGTCTTTCAAGGCGTATTTGTCGTCTTTGTTGTATGAATGATATAGATTCTTTACATTTATCAAGCCTCTCACTCCCCTTCTCAATTCCTTCTCTCTTTTATACCCTTAAAACCCCTCTGCTCCACAAATAAATAAGCCCAGGGTTTCCCCCGGGCTATTTATTTCTGCGCTTTAAGATGTATTTTCTTATCACAATGTAGATTGCAACTCCTAGTATCGCAAATGGAATCATATAGATTGCAATTATCACAAGCCTCTCCAGCACTACTCCAAATACGTAGAAGGAATTCTTGAAAGCTTCCGATACCTTCTTCCAAAATCCTGTGTCAGGAGTGTCCCCTGTCGAATACCTTTCGACTTCCAAGAGATTTACCTCCACTGTACTGAAAGACACCTGAGTGTCCATGCTGCTTATCTCGCTCTTCAGCTGCTCTTTTTCGTAGATTGTTTCATTTAAGCTTTCCTCTAGCTTTATTATATCCTCTATAGCCGTAGCCTTCTCCATCAGCGCGAGTATCCTCTGCTCTTTGGTTTCCAGCACCTTCAGCTTTGTCTCCGTGTCTCTGTAGGTCTTGGTGATGTCCGACTTAGATGTGCTCTCCGACGTCACATTCCCAAGCTTAGCTATCTCTTTTTTGAAAACAGCTTCTTTTTCACTTGGAACCCTGACCGTAAAATTGCCCGATTTATAGACTTCCCTGCCGATGTAGTTATTATAGCCTATGTTGGAATACTCCACATATCCACTCTGCTTTTCCACAGACGCTTCTAGCTTCTCTACAGAGCTGTCAAACTCCAGTGTCTCTATGGCCATATAGACGTTTGTGACCACCTTGCTGTCTTCGCCCTCAGCTCCAGACTTGCTGTTTTCAGAGTCCTCCGCGTAGTCCGGAACAGATTCCTCTGTGACTCCCGGTCCTATGTCCGACTGCTCCTGGCTTTTGCTTGTGCACTGTACAAGCGCTGTGGACAGAATCGCTATCAACACAAATGCTATTACACTTTTCCACTTTTTAAACACATCATCCCCACCTTTCCAGACTCATAAACTGGCCGTATTTTGAGAGAAACTCCTGCTGCTCCTTGTAGTCCGGCATAATGCTCCCAACTTTTCGCCAAAAGGACCTGTCGTGATTCATATGGTCTAGATGGCAGAGCTCATGTACTACCACGTAGTCTACAACCTTTACAGGCGCCATTACAAGCCTGTAGTTGAATGTCAGCTCTTTGTCGGAGCTGCAGGTCCCCCACTTCGCCTTCGACTCCATGATCTTCATGGACTTGAACTTCACCCCCATCTCCCGCTGGTAGTGCTTAAGCCTTTCCCCTATTAGGCTCTTGGCGCTTGAGATGTAGAACTTCTTGAGGGTGTCTTTCAGCTCTTCCTCACCTAGTCCGCTGGTGCCTAGAAGCTCCTCTGCTGAGTGTGGCCTTCCCATGTAGAGGTATTTCGAGACTCCAAGCTCTTCTGTGAGCTTAAGAGCTTCCTTTCTCTGTTCCATCTCTCCGTGTTTCCCTTCTACCCAGGATATATTCTCTGCAATCAGTTTTTCTATTGCGTCTATTGGCACATTTTTCGGAGACTTCACAGTCACAAGCCCCGAAGGATCCATGCTTATGGCGAATTTCTTTCGCTTTGCGTTGTACTGAACTTCATATCTTATTGTATTTCCGTTTATATTTAGATCCATATAAATCCCCTTTTCAGTCTATTCTGCGCTCTTAAGCGACTCTATCATATCTATGCTATCGAATCTTCTGTACATGGCTATATTTACAACAGCCGAGAACAGTATAGTGAGCAACACAGAGTAGAGTATGTGCACCGGGCTGATCTCGCCCAAAAACTTTATGATATTGGTCTCCGCCGTGGAGAGCACAAACCTGTTTAAAAACATGCCTACCAGTATACCTGCAAGGCTCCCCAGCACAGTCAGTATCATATTCTCCCTGTATATATAAGACGCCAGCTCTTTGTTGTAAAATCCTAATAGCTTTATCGTGGCAAGCTCTCTTCTTCTTTCAGAGATATTTATGTTTGTGAGATTGTATATCACCACAAAGGCCAGCACCCCTGCCGAAGCTATCAGTATCATCACCACGGAGTCTATGCTGTCCATACTTTGGTCGTAGTCCACTTTTGCGTTGCTCTTGAAACTTACAGAGTTCACATCGCCTATGGATTTCAGCTTGTTTAGCGTATTTTCCTCTGTTTCATCGGAGCTGTCTTTCAGCAACCCGTAGAAGCTGTTGTAGCTTAGGTCTTCCTCTGACACTTCCGCATAGTAGTCCGGGCTCATGTATATATAGTGCTGTACGTACTGCTCCGTTATGGCAGCTATCTTCACCTCTATGGCCTTGTCTTCCATCACAATCTCTATCGAGTCTCCGACACTTTTATCTATCAGTCTCGAGAGTTTTTCAGTTATAACAACACCCTTATCGTCAAGGCTTAAGCCTTCATCCTCTAGGTACAGCTTTATATAGCTGTTCAATGCCTGCTTGTCCTCCGGGACCACTACAAACACATCCTCGCTTCGGGACTTCGGCGTCTCTACTTCTCCGTTTCTGATGTCTGCGTACATAATCGACTCTATGTTCTTGTCCTCTAGCGCTTTCAGCTTCATCTTGTCTTTTTCTTCTCTGCTTATGTCTTTCTTTAGGCTGCCGGTCATATCGTACTTGTAGATTTCATTGAACTGGACCTCTGTAGCCCCGATTATTCCGTCTTTCAGCCCGAAGCCTGTTATCATAAGCCCTGTGCAGGCCGCTATGCCTATCACCGTCATAAAGAGCCTCTGCTTGTACCTGAATATATTTCTTGCAGTCACCTTTCTCGTGAACTTAAGTCGCTTCCATATAAAGCCTACTCTTTCCAGGAGTATCTTCTTGCCTGACTTAGGGGGCTTCGGCCTCATAAGCGAGGCCGGAACTTCCTTCAGCTCGTCAAGCGTAGCCGCTATTACAGCTATGCAGGTTGAAAGCACAGCTATCAGCGAGGCTTGAAGCGCAAACCCCATGTTGAAAGGCGTAAGCATCTCCGGAATCTGGTAAAGCGACCCGTAGGCATTCATTATTAGCGGTGGAAAAAGCCTAAACCCAATGGCCACGCCAAGTATGCTGCCTGTCAAGCTGGCCAGCAGAGAGTATATAAAGTAGTGGGCAACTATGGACTCCGTGGAGTACCCAAGCGCCTTGAACGTGCCTATTTCAGTCCTGTTCTCCTGCACCATCCTGGTCATGGTTGTAAGGCTTACAAGTGCGGCAACCAAAAAGAAAATCAGCGGGAATACCTTCCCTATATTGTCTATTCTGTCGCTGTCCTGTCTGTAAGTTTCATAGCCCAGGTTCTGGGCTCTTCCCAGCAAATACCACTCCGGCTTCTTTATCTCGTCTATCGCTTCTCTGCTTTTCGCTATCTCTTCTTCCCCGCGCTTGACTTCAGCAGCTGCTTCCTCTGACCCCATATCGGCGTATACTCTGGCCTGATCTAGCTTTTCTTCGGCTTCCTTTATCTGCGCATCTGCCTCTTCCACGATTTCATTGTACCTGGTCTCGCTTCTCGACTTGCCCAGACTTTCAAGCTCTTTCTCTATTCCGCCGATGTATCTCGAGTACTCCTCGCTTTCAAGCATGCTCAAGTCCGATTTCGCACTTTCGGCCTTTGCGTACACTTCCGTATATACCTCGCTTTTAAAGACCTCTGGAATTACATATACAAAGCCCCTTACAATGCCGTTCCCCACAGAGCTCAGCTGCCTTTGGGTTGAGATATAGAGCGGAGACTTGGCAGTGCCCACAATTTTAAACTCCGTGTTCTCGAGGCTTTCCCCTAGGTCTTTGTCGCCTCCCGACTTGATTTTCAGCATGTCGTTTAGCTTCAAACCGTTCTCTTTTGCAAACTTCTCCTCTATAACAGCTTCGTCAGGGCTCTCCGCCCTTCTTCCGCTTGTTATGACTATGTCGTTTATTCCGTCTTTTTCCGGAATCGAATTTATATTTAAAACCATCTGGCTGTCGCCCTTCTCTGTCACAGCGTCCAGCGAATACGACCCTTCAGCTCTGGACACGCCTTTCACACTCCGAATTTCTGCCAAATCGTCCTCAGTCAGCCCAAGTGTAGATACGATTTTAAAGTCCATAAAGCCGCTTTTCTCAAAGTAGTTGTCCGCCGACATCTTCATGTCGGGGCTAGTCGCCCTGACTCCCACGTAAAACGCAACACCTACAGCTATTATCACCACAATAGACAGAAATCTTGAAATGCTCTTCTTTATATCCCTGAAAAGGTTCTTGAAATACGTCTTCTTCATGATTACCACTCTATGCTTTCTATATCTATTGGACTTTCATTTCTCTGGACACTCTCTATCTGACCGCTTTTCACAGTTATTATCTTGTCTGCTATAGGGGCTATTGCAGAGTTGTGGGTGATCACTACAACTGTCATATTGTACTCCTTGGCCGTATCGGAGAGCAGCTTGAGTATCGACTTGCCTGTGTTGTAGTCAAGCGCCCCTGTAGGCTCGTCGCACAGTAGCAGCTTGGGGTTCTTGGCTATGGCCCTTGCTATAGATGTCCTTTGCTGCTCTCCCCCCGACAGCTGAGAAGGGAAATTGTAGAGTCTATCTCCAAGCCCTACGCTTTTCAGCACTTCCTCCGGCTTCATGGGATTCTTGCATATCTCGACTGCAAGCTCCACATTCTCGATGGCGTTCAGATTCTGGATCAAGTTGTAGAACTGGAATACAAACCCTATATCGTCCCTTCTGTAGCTTGTGAGCTTCCTCTTGTCGTATGCGCCTATGTTGTTTCCGTCTACAAGTATCTCCCCGCTAGTCAAGCTGTCCATCCCGCCTAGCAGATTTAGAATAGTGGTCTTCCCAGCGCCGCTAGCTCCAAGCACTATCACAAACTCTCCTCTCTCTATGGAAAAAGAGACGTCCTTGACCGCATTTATCACCACTTCACCCATATTATAGTCTTTCTTCACGTTTTTAAATTCTACAAAGCTCAATATACTCACTCCCGTCTATTTGTCTTTGTGAACCATTGTTCACTTTTGACTCTAAAAATATGTCTCTGCTCTTAGAGACATTTCAATTCAAGTCTTTGCACTCCAGCTTGTCCGCCAAGCCAGTGTAGTATATATCTATCATGTTCAGAACCAGCTTTCTGACCTCTGTGCCGTCTTCTTTTTCCCTTACTATTATGGAGATGCTGTCCACCAAACTGCGGGACACAAGGTATATGTTGAAGTTGTCCGCAAGCTTCTTCCCTCTTTTGGAAAGCTCGTACTCCATAGACTCTGTGACAATCCTGGTTATAAAGTCCACAAAGAGCTCCTTGCAGTTCTCATATTTCGAGCCCACGCTTTGATTTAAAAGCGTGGATATCTCATGGCTACTTTCGTCGAAGATCTTCATCAGCTTCTCTATCAGCTGGTTGAACACGGCTTCGGCCTTCTCGTTCAGCTCCACCTCGTCAAACTGGCCGATGTAGTTAACTAGTTTGTCATATACAGAGCCTATTATGTTTTCATAGATATCCTCTTTCGACTTAAAATATTTATATATATTGCCTACAGAAGTACCCGACGCTTTGGCTATGCTCCTGACAGAAGCCCCTTCGTAGCCTTTTTCCATAAACTCCTTTAAAGCCCCTTGGGCTATACTGTTTCTGACTTCATCCTTTAAATACTGCATTAGAAAACCCCCGTTCTCTTTTAAATTTTACTCCTATAATCTCTCTATGTCAATATTCTATTCACAATCCCCTTTTTCTCATATATAATTCTTATGTACTATGCGAAAGAGAGGAAATGAAAAATGAGTATTTTAACTGTAAAAAACCTTAGCCACGGCTTTGGAAGCCGTGCAATCTTCAACGACGTGTCCTTCAGGCTCCTAAACGGAGAGCATATCGGCCTTGTGGGGGCGAACGGCGAAGGAAAGTCCACTTTTATGAATATAATCACCAGAAAGCTAGAGCCCGACGAGGGAAATGTCGAATGGTCAAAGCGTGTAAGGGTCGGGTATCTAGACCAGCATACAGCGCTAAGTGAAGGTATGACTGTAAGAGACGTGCTTAAGGGCGCTTTCAAATATCTTTTCGACCTTGAGGACGAGATAAACGAGATATACGGAAAGATGGGAGAAGTTTCGCCTGAGGAGCTGGACAAGCTGATGGAGGAAGTCGGGACACTTCAGGACATGCTCTCGAACAACGGCTTCTACACCATAGACGCCAAAGTCGACGAGATAGCCAGAGGCCTGGGGCTTGACGATGTGGGACTCGAGCGAGATGTGCAGGACTTAAGTGGCGGGCAGAGGACCAAGGTATTGCTTGCGAAACTGCTGCTTGAAAAGCCCGACATACTGCTCCTAGACGAACCCACAAACTATCTGGACGAAGTGCATATAGAATGGCTGAAGCACTATCTTCAGAATTATGAGAACGCCTTTATACTCATATCCCACGACATACCGTTCCTAAACAGCGTGATAAACCTGGTCTACCATATGGAGAACCAGGAACTGAACCGCTACGTGGGAGACTACGACGACTTCCTGAAAGTCTACGAGGTGAAAAAGCAGCAGCTCGAATCGGCCTACAAGAAGCAGCAGCAGGAGATCTCGGAGCTCAAGGACTTCGTGGCCAGAAACAAGGCACGTGTCTCTACTAGGAACATGGCCATGTCGAGGCAGAAGAAGCTAGACAAGATGGACGTGATAGAGCTTGCCCGTGAAAAGCCGAAGCCGGAGTTCAACTTCAAGTACGGCAAGACTTCCGGAAAGCTTATATTCGAGGCAGTAGACCTTGTGATAGGCTATGACTCTCCGCTTTCAAGCCCGCTCAACCTCAGGATGGAGAGAGGCCAGAAAGTAGCCCTTACAGGCGCAAACGGAATCGGAAAGACCACTCTTCTAAAGAGCATTATAGGGGAACTTGTGCCTCTGTCGGGATCAGTTCAGCTTGGTGAGTCTCTTCAGATAGGGTATTTCGAGCAGGAGATAAAGGAAGCCAACTACAACACCTGCATAGAGGAGATATGGAACGAGTTCCCTTCACTGAGCCAGTACGAAGTCAGGGCAGCCCTTGCTAAATGCGGACTGACTACAGAGCATATAGAGAGCAAGGTGTATGTGCTAAGCGGTGGAGAGCAGGCTAAAGTAAGGCTATGCAAACTGATAAACAAAGAATCCAACCTGCTGGTGCTGGACGAGCCTACAAACCACCTCGACGTAGACGCCAAGGAAGAACTTAAAAGGGCGCTGAAAGCTTACAAGGGGAGCATCATCCTCATATCGCATGAGCCTGAATTCTACAGGGATGTAGCTACAGACGTATGGAACTGCGAGTCTTGGACCACAAAACTATTCTAAAGGACTGATTTTATGCTTAAGAACTTCTCTTTGCAGGAGAAAAGTTGGATGCTCTACGACTGGGCTAATTCCATCTATGTAGCGGTCGTCATGACTACGCTTCTCCCCATATTCTTCAAGTCTGTGACAGCGGACTACGGGCTAAGCAACAGTGTAGCTGATTCCTACTGGGGATATGCCACGTCAGCGGCCACTCTCCTGATCTCTCTGTTCGCTCCGCTTCTAGGAGCCTTGGGAGACTACAGCAATATGAAGATGAAGATTTTCAAAACGTTCTTCTATCTGGGCGTCTTCGCTACAGGGATGCTCTTTTTCTCCTCAAGCTGGAGGTATATAATTGTCTTCTATATGATAAGCCTTGTAGGCTACCTAGGAGCCAATCTTTTCTATGATGCGCTTATAGTCGATGTGTCCAGCTCCGACAGAATGGACAAGGTCTCCACTTATGGATACGCCGTAGGCTACCTAGGAGGCAGCCTACTCCCCCTTGCGGCCGTGATACTGTTTCTTTTACGGGGAGATGATTTCAGTTCAGACCTCAATCCAGCTATAAAAATCTCTTTTCTTGCAACATCGGCATGGTGGTTTGTGTTCACGATTCCAATGCTTAAAAATGTGAGACAGGTTTACTCCAAGGAGAAAGAGCCACATCTTGTAAGGAGTAGCTTCGGAACACTCTACAGGACAATAAAGAATATCTCTAGCTACAGATCCGTTTTTCTGTTTCTTGTAGCTTACTTTTTCTATATAGACGGGGTTAATACCATAATCCATATGGCCATTATATACGGCACTACTATGGGGATAAGCAATCTGACTCTCATCGGTGCGCTTCTCGTAACCCAGGTAGTGACTATACCGTGCACTTTGATATCTGGAGTTCTGGCAAAGCGATTTGGAAGCGACAGGATAATTCTGTCCGGCATAGCAGTCTATATAGTTGTGTGCATACTGGCCTACAATCTTCAGACTGACTTCGATTTCTGGGTTATAACAGTTCTTGTTGGAACATCTCAGGGCGGGCTTCAGGCCCTTTCCAGATCGTACTTTGGAAAGATGATCCCAAAGGAGAGCTCCAACGAGTTCTTCGGATTCTATGATATCCTGGGGAAATTTGCGGCCATAATGGGACCGGCCCTTTATGGACTTTTTAGCCAGATTACAGGCAAGTCCCAGTATGGAGTCTTAAGCATACTCATACTCTTCGTAGTTGGAGGCGCTGTATTCCTTTATGCGTCTTCATACGAAAAAAGGAGGTCTAGACAATCAGTCTAGACCTCCTTTTTCCTGCTCACCTATATGTTCTTGAGCACTATGCTCTCAATCTTGTTTGTGACCGTCTTACACTTTTCGCAGCACTTCTGGAGCCGCTTGTATATCTCCGTATATGCCATTATGTGAATCGGATCTTCAGAAGCCTGGTAGAGCTTTCTGAGGGAATCCACATATAGGGCTTCACCTCTTGACTTGAGCCTATTCACTTTGTCTATCTCGTCGAATATGCTCTCTGACTTTCTATAGTTCTTCATCTCTAGAAGCGCTGCGTTCATATGTACGCAACATTCTAGTATCAGGTCTGCAAATTCAAGGACATCTCTGTAGACAGTGCTGACCCCGAACATGTCGTAGCAAATCAGCACGTCTTCTATGGCGTCTGTCACCCCGTCTATGTTGTGGGAAAGTCCTATTATATCCTCTCTGTCTATGGGAGGTAGAAATTCGCTCATCAGCCTTCTCATCATTCCATGCTTTGCATCATCGGCCGCATGTTCGATTTCATGTATTTCAGCTCTCATCTCCGTGACATCTATATCCTGGTATTCTTTGAGTGTAGACTTCAGAAAGTCTGCTGCTTGAACTGCAAACTTAGACAGCTCTGAAAACTCGCTTAAATAGTCGTATGTTTTGCTTTTTCTGAATTTCAAGACGCTCCCTCCCTTTAAAATATTCTCAAAAAAACATGGGCCATAAAATATCCCACAAGTCCACATCCTGGAAATGTCAGCA
Protein-coding sequences here:
- a CDS encoding ABC transporter permease, which gives rise to MISKVLTVFSRDLKVSLRNFVALYIIVFPVVLGVAVNLFVPGVNESTVSLAMIKGENVRQIQYLKDYAEIEILGSAEDVEARVLERDDILGILPEGEKSYYILSQGDEPEYMLEFAKMLQVFYENKVTAEDSRAEIVELGRTVPPMKKTLVSGAIMLYSVMGGMLIALNIVEEKADNTISAINVTPLSRLGYIAGKSLMGVLFPLVGTAIMLVITGFRDINFGQALTMVLVSSMVSVLVGFIEGVNNDDVINAAGNMKLLFLPLAGSIAAIELLSDRWQKFFYWSPFYWTYKGNELVLSKSGSWDEILLYAGIVLAISAVVFAVLAPRIRRGLE
- a CDS encoding ABC transporter permease; protein product: MMKLFHSFKKELVLSSKSYYFYIELFMALILLLILLFVVPENFNTSTEEYVYLDLPAEARESYYREIQEESPGIEFENMELEIEDGISNARYYKTEDSEVYFVDSEEAVKYFAEQEGKFGATVFLASDGKLSYRYYMQGYESEKLKNIYKVIHSGELELESLAAQAESQRVKKIGEYEQLSDRENMIPVFLTVNGSLMGLFIIASYIFLDRQEGIIQAYAVTPAPVWMYLMSKVGVIITSSLAFSLILLLPTVGTGVNYGLLFVLLVCSGLFATSIGLIITSYYRDMMKSFGTLYVIIMLMMIPSIAYFIPNWEPAWVRFIPTYYMIESFKELLLKSGDSMYVLYTSAGFLASGVLLFAFANYRFKKTLLV
- a CDS encoding ABC transporter ATP-binding protein, whose translation is MRRGVRGLINVKNLYHSYNKDDKYALKDVSFEVKEGEVFGCLGPSGAGKSTIMGILTGLLQLQQGEVSVVGYNVKKIKSKMFNDIGVSFEQSNVYSKMTAKENLDFYGKLFDVETADSKALLEMVGLGDKADVKAGEFSKGMKHRLTFIRSMINHPKMWFLDEPTTGLDPAIAADIKDIIKEQQRKGVTVFLTTHNMYIADELCDRVAFIVDGEIRLIDSPKNLKLKYGEKLVDVEYRADGETFKEKLSTTEKKDKQRLVEIVENHEIVTMHTKEATLEEIFIKVTGKGLSHDEAVS
- a CDS encoding DUF4349 domain-containing protein; translated protein: MFKKWKSVIAFVLIAILSTALVQCTSKSQEQSDIGPGVTEESVPDYAEDSENSKSGAEGEDSKVVTNVYMAIETLEFDSSVEKLEASVEKQSGYVEYSNIGYNNYIGREVYKSGNFTVRVPSEKEAVFKKEIAKLGNVTSESTSKSDITKTYRDTETKLKVLETKEQRILALMEKATAIEDIIKLEESLNETIYEKEQLKSEISSMDTQVSFSTVEVNLLEVERYSTGDTPDTGFWKKVSEAFKNSFYVFGVVLERLVIIAIYMIPFAILGVAIYIVIRKYILKRRNK
- a CDS encoding M48 family metallopeptidase translates to MDLNINGNTIRYEVQYNAKRKKFAISMDPSGLVTVKSPKNVPIDAIEKLIAENISWVEGKHGEMEQRKEALKLTEELGVSKYLYMGRPHSAEELLGTSGLGEEELKDTLKKFYISSAKSLIGERLKHYQREMGVKFKSMKIMESKAKWGTCSSDKELTFNYRLVMAPVKVVDYVVVHELCHLDHMNHDRSFWRKVGSIMPDYKEQQEFLSKYGQFMSLERWG
- a CDS encoding FtsX-like permease family protein — encoded protein: MKKTYFKNLFRDIKKSISRFLSIVVIIAVGVAFYVGVRATSPDMKMSADNYFEKSGFMDFKIVSTLGLTEDDLAEIRSVKGVSRAEGSYSLDAVTEKGDSQMVLNINSIPEKDGINDIVITSGRRAESPDEAVIEEKFAKENGLKLNDMLKIKSGGDKDLGESLENTEFKIVGTAKSPLYISTQRQLSSVGNGIVRGFVYVIPEVFKSEVYTEVYAKAESAKSDLSMLESEEYSRYIGGIEKELESLGKSRSETRYNEIVEEADAQIKEAEEKLDQARVYADMGSEEAAAEVKRGEEEIAKSREAIDEIKKPEWYLLGRAQNLGYETYRQDSDRIDNIGKVFPLIFFLVAALVSLTTMTRMVQENRTEIGTFKALGYSTESIVAHYFIYSLLASLTGSILGVAIGFRLFPPLIMNAYGSLYQIPEMLTPFNMGFALQASLIAVLSTCIAVIAATLDELKEVPASLMRPKPPKSGKKILLERVGFIWKRLKFTRKVTARNIFRYKQRLFMTVIGIAACTGLMITGFGLKDGIIGATEVQFNEIYKYDMTGSLKKDISREEKDKMKLKALEDKNIESIMYADIRNGEVETPKSRSEDVFVVVPEDKQALNSYIKLYLEDEGLSLDDKGVVITEKLSRLIDKSVGDSIEIVMEDKAIEVKIAAITEQYVQHYIYMSPDYYAEVSEEDLSYNSFYGLLKDSSDETEENTLNKLKSIGDVNSVSFKSNAKVDYDQSMDSIDSVVMILIASAGVLAFVVIYNLTNINISERRRELATIKLLGFYNKELASYIYRENMILTVLGSLAGILVGMFLNRFVLSTAETNIIKFLGEISPVHILYSVLLTILFSAVVNIAMYRRFDSIDMIESLKSAE
- a CDS encoding ABC transporter ATP-binding protein → MSFVEFKNVKKDYNMGEVVINAVKDVSFSIERGEFVIVLGASGAGKTTILNLLGGMDSLTSGEILVDGNNIGAYDKRKLTSYRRDDIGFVFQFYNLIQNLNAIENVELAVEICKNPMKPEEVLKSVGLGDRLYNFPSQLSGGEQQRTSIARAIAKNPKLLLCDEPTGALDYNTGKSILKLLSDTAKEYNMTVVVITHNSAIAPIADKIITVKSGQIESVQRNESPIDIESIEW